One part of the Melitaea cinxia chromosome 8, ilMelCinx1.1, whole genome shotgun sequence genome encodes these proteins:
- the LOC123655586 gene encoding proton-coupled amino acid transporter-like protein pathetic, with amino-acid sequence MSDEKQPLLTGPNTPIDNTEVQSVELVASSSDRTSPFKDEKSKKTEYNPITERLLEHPTSNFDTLIHLLKGNIGTGILAMPDAFKNAGLFLGVIGTLLMGAICTHCMHILVACSRELCVRNQRPAMSFAEVVEDAFAMGPIPLRPYAKKFKNMIDIFLVITQLGFCCVYFLFVATNLEDTMHFFGINLSVYTYLAMIFIPMLALAMVKNLKYLTPVSLIAAIMTAWGLVVTFYYILQDLPHTSSVKAFASWHQLPLYFGTAIYAFEGIGVILPLENNMKTPEAFGGWTGVLNTGMVIVAALYTAIGFFGYLKYGDHVSGSITLNLPNDMLAQSVRGVMAAAIFLSYGLQFYVPMNIVWPYIKTKLSSEMALEYGEAVTRFVLISITFIAAVLIPNLSSIISLVGAFSSSALALIFPPIIEIVTFWPDRLGTKGWILWKDLAIVVFGVTGFAFGTYASLGNILKES; translated from the exons atgagCGATGAAAAACAGCCGCTCCTCACTGGACCGAACACCCCTATCGACAATACCGAGGTACAAAGCGTAGAATTGGTCGCAAGTTCTTCAGACCGTACATCACCCTTTAAAGATGAAAAGTCGAAGAAAACAGAATATAACCCCATAACTGAACGACTTTTGGAACATCCTACGTCTAATTTTGACACACTAATCCATCTCCTTAAAGGAAATATCGGGACTGGTATTTTGGCAATGCCTGATGCTTTCAAAAATGCTGGTCTATTTCTAG gTGTAATCGGCACTTTGTTAATGGGAGCGATATGCACACATTGTATGCATATTCTAGTGGCTTGTTCTCGTGAGTTATGTGTCCGAAACCAGAGACCTGCTATGAGCTTTGCTGAAGTAGTCGAAGACGCTTTTGCGATGGGACCCATCCCTTTACGGCCATATGCAAAAAAATTCAA GAATATGATCGATATATTCCTAGTAATAACACAACTAGGATTTTGCTGtgtttatttcttatttgtGGCTACTAACCTGGAAGACACGATGCATTTTTTTGGCATAAATCTTAGCGTTTATACTTATCTAGCAATGATATTCATCCCAATGTTAGCTTTGGCTATGgtgaaaaacttaaaatacttGACTCCAGTATCCCTAATCGCTGCAATTATGACTGCTTGGGGCCTGGTGGTTACATTCTATTATATATTGCAAGACTTACCTCATACAAGCAGTGTCAAAGCCTTTGCAAGTTGGCATCAGTTACCTTTATATTTTGGGACAGCGATATATGCATTTGAAGGCATTGGAGTG atTTTGCCTCTGGAGAATAACATGAAGACACCAGAAGCCTTTGGTGGATGGACTGGTGTTTTGAACACTGGAATGGTTATCGTGGCAGCTTTGTATACAGCTATTGGATTTTTTGGATATTTGAAGTATGGTGATCACGTGTCTGGAAGCATTACACTTAATTTACCAAATGATAT GTTAGCACAAAGCGTCAGGGGCGTGATGGCTGCGGCAATATTCCTCTCGTACGGCCTTCAGTTCTACGTGCCAATGAACATCGTCTGGCcgtatattaaaactaaattgagTTCTGAAATGGCTCTTGAGTACGGCGAGGCTGTGACACGATTCGTTCTCATTTCCATCACAT ttaTCGCGGCGGTGCTAATACCCAACCTGAGCAGCATCATCTCTCTAGTGGGTGCATTCAGCAGCTCCGCACTGGCACTAATATTCCCACCTATAATTGAAATAGTAACGTTCTGGCCCGACCGACTTGGAACAAAAGGTTGGATATTGTGGAAAGATCTTGCGATTGTAGTTTTCGGCGTAACAGGTTTTGCCTTCGGTACTTACGCAAGTTTggggaatattttaaaagagtCTTAA
- the LOC123655579 gene encoding ELAV-like protein 2, which yields MSESCQDGNCHGNNEFGPDESPTKLIVNYIPEVMTQDMMFSLFSTMGKLESCKLIANRGYGFVEYSRPEDAVKARKAFNGLLMQNKTLKVSHALLNPELKPPSKPEADWNLYVCNLPNELTLQDLHGLFAQFGKIVNSRIASGIAFVLYEHQYEAERAIHNINGTTPPGFLHPLTVKYANKSNPNKHKNNNNNFSKNSLIKPYHWINHVSGMGDHNSPSTWSIYIYNIAPEVEELTLWQLFGPYGAIVSVKIIRDHQSNKSKGFGFVTMRNYDQAAMAIQALNGYVLHGQPLSVSFKTQKR from the coding sequence atgtcGGAATCGTGTCAAGACGGTAATTGTCATGGAAATAATGAATTTGGACCTGATGAATCACCAACGAAGcttattgttaattatattcCTGAAGTCATGACGCAGGATATGATGTTCTCGCTGTTTTCTACTATGGGCAAATTAGAAAGTTGTAAATTGATAGCCAACAGAGGGTATGGTTTCGTCGAGTACTCTCGCCCAGAGGATGCAGTTAAAGCACGCAAGGCCTTCAATGGTCTGCTAATGCAGAACAAGACGTTAAAAGTCTCACACGCCTTACTCAACCCTGAATTGAAGCCACCCTCCAAACCGGAAGCAGACTGGAATCTCTACGTTTGTAACCTGCCTAACGAACTGACCTTGCAAGATTTACATGGACTTTTCGCACAATTTGGTAAAATAGTTAATTCTCGTATTGCTTCAGGCATAGCTTTTGTTTTATATGAGCATCAATACGAAGCGGAGAGAGCCATTCATAATATTAATGGTACTACACCCCCGGGTTTTTTACACCCATTAACTGTTAAGTATGCTAATAAAAGTAATCctaacaaacacaaaaacaataataataatttttcaaagaaTTCGCTTATAAAACCCTATCACTGGATTAATCATGTAAGTGGTATGGGAGATCATAATTCTCCTAGCACATGgtctatatacatttataatattgctCCGGAGGTAGAAGAACTGACTTTGTGGCAATTATTCGGTCCATATGGTGCTATTGTATCAGTTAAGATTATAAGAGACCATCAGTCTAATAAGAGTAAGGGTTTCGGATTTGTGACTATGAGAAATTATGACCAGGCGGCGATGGCAATACAAGCATTAAATGGTTATGTACTTCACGGCCAGCCTCTATCTGTAAGTTTCAAAACACAGAAGAGATAA